One window of Methanocalculus alkaliphilus genomic DNA carries:
- a CDS encoding sodium-dependent transporter produces MELWSSRLGFILAAIGSAVGIGNIWRFSTVVGQNGGGAYLIPYLTAVLLVGLPLMILEMQAGQRTRSTVIAAFNKAGGLGGRKDGDTSRSPVRFAGWIICIVMTGIFSYYLVITGWTFGYLAFSLTGTIAPFSEFTGSYLPILFFVLSAVICGIIISSGVRRGIERTTTLLVPIIFVLLAAMIIVAVRLPGAGAGLAFLFTPDFSVLSDPLIWAAALGQAFFSLSVGYGTLLTYGAYLGSAEKIPASAAIVTIADVCVSLLAGIVIFSIVFAFGLEPAAGPELVFTTLPYAFEMMPLGGIAAVFFFAIVFFAAISSGISFIEVPTAALAETFGQSRKKMAALVTGIAILAGLPAAASYTPLALSIGGIPILDLMDEVFGTIGLSVTSLLIAVTFSWFFDPKALWGDLSGRHPLVRALPPLCRYLIPVALLITTTFRIAALF; encoded by the coding sequence ATGGAGCTCTGGTCATCCCGCCTCGGCTTTATCCTCGCTGCGATCGGATCAGCCGTCGGCATCGGGAACATCTGGCGTTTCTCAACAGTCGTCGGCCAGAACGGAGGCGGCGCCTACCTCATCCCCTACCTCACCGCCGTCCTCCTCGTCGGCCTCCCGCTGATGATCCTTGAGATGCAGGCGGGCCAGCGGACCCGGAGCACCGTCATCGCCGCCTTCAACAAAGCCGGAGGGCTGGGTGGAAGGAAGGACGGCGATACATCCCGGTCGCCGGTCAGGTTCGCCGGCTGGATCATCTGCATCGTGATGACCGGGATCTTTTCGTACTATCTGGTCATCACCGGCTGGACATTCGGGTACCTTGCCTTCTCTCTCACCGGGACCATTGCACCATTTTCGGAGTTCACGGGATCCTATCTCCCGATCCTCTTCTTCGTCCTCTCGGCAGTTATCTGCGGGATCATCATATCCTCGGGCGTCCGAAGAGGGATCGAACGGACAACGACACTCCTCGTTCCGATCATCTTCGTCCTCCTCGCTGCGATGATCATCGTCGCCGTCCGCCTCCCCGGGGCAGGTGCAGGACTTGCCTTCCTCTTCACCCCTGACTTCTCGGTCCTCTCCGATCCCCTCATCTGGGCAGCAGCCCTCGGCCAGGCCTTCTTCTCGCTCTCGGTCGGGTACGGGACCCTCCTCACCTATGGTGCATACCTCGGATCCGCTGAGAAGATCCCGGCATCCGCTGCAATCGTTACAATCGCGGATGTCTGCGTCTCCCTCCTGGCCGGGATCGTCATCTTCTCGATCGTCTTTGCCTTTGGCCTTGAACCGGCAGCAGGCCCGGAGCTCGTCTTCACCACCCTTCCGTACGCCTTTGAGATGATGCCGCTTGGCGGAATCGCCGCTGTCTTCTTCTTTGCAATCGTCTTCTTTGCCGCGATAAGCTCAGGGATTTCCTTTATCGAGGTCCCGACCGCTGCCCTGGCAGAGACGTTTGGGCAGTCGCGGAAGAAGATGGCGGCCCTTGTCACCGGTATTGCCATCCTCGCAGGGCTTCCCGCCGCTGCAAGCTATACCCCGCTTGCCCTCTCCATTGGGGGCATCCCCATCCTTGACCTGATGGATGAGGTCTTCGGGACGATCGGCCTCTCTGTCACCTCCCTCCTCATCGCGGTGACCTTCTCCTGGTTCTTCGATCCCAAAGCCCTCTGGGGCGATCTCTCAGGCAGGCATCCCCTCGTCCGGGCACTCCCCCCGCTCTGCAGGTATCTCATCCCGGTCGCCCTCCTCATCACCACGACGTTTCGGATCGCCGCCCTCTTCTGA
- the corA gene encoding magnesium/cobalt transporter CorA has translation MFPHRFIKPSGKAGLPPGSLVHIGEKPVEPVSITVMDYDAGDSLRELCLLDPDTISQYRDSPSTTWININGIHDKDVIRMIGSLFSIHPLTLEDLMNTTQRPKFEEFPSYLFIVLRMLSREDGEIRSEQVSLILTDHCVISLQERAGDVFDPIRARIRNKGRIRSYGSDFLCYSLIDTIVDEYFGILESLGDDIEILETTLLADPNPDTVQTIRGFKRDLIMLRKAIWPLREVLSAIERTETPLISAKTGIYFRDIYDHTIQVIDAIESLRDITAGMLDLYLSTISFKMNEVMKVLTIIATIFIPLTFIAGVYGMNFMYMPELEWTLAYPAVLALMFGISILMLAYFRKKRWI, from the coding sequence ATGTTCCCCCACCGGTTCATCAAGCCATCCGGAAAGGCGGGCCTCCCGCCCGGCTCCCTCGTTCATATCGGGGAGAAGCCGGTAGAACCCGTCTCGATAACGGTGATGGATTATGATGCCGGTGATTCGCTCCGGGAACTCTGCCTCCTTGATCCCGATACCATCAGCCAGTACCGGGACAGCCCGTCAACAACCTGGATCAACATCAACGGCATCCATGACAAGGATGTGATCCGGATGATCGGATCGCTCTTCTCGATCCATCCGCTCACCCTTGAAGATCTGATGAATACCACCCAGCGGCCGAAGTTCGAGGAGTTCCCCTCCTATCTCTTCATCGTCCTCCGGATGCTCTCGCGTGAGGACGGTGAGATCCGTTCCGAACAGGTGAGCCTGATCCTCACGGACCATTGCGTCATCTCTCTCCAGGAACGTGCAGGCGATGTCTTTGATCCCATCCGGGCACGGATCCGGAACAAAGGGCGGATCAGATCCTATGGATCCGATTTCCTCTGCTACTCGCTCATCGATACCATTGTTGATGAATACTTTGGTATCCTCGAGTCGCTCGGCGATGATATCGAGATTCTTGAAACCACCCTTCTGGCGGATCCAAATCCCGATACCGTCCAGACGATCCGGGGCTTCAAACGAGATCTCATCATGCTCAGAAAGGCGATATGGCCGCTTCGTGAGGTCCTCTCCGCCATCGAGCGGACCGAGACTCCGCTCATCTCGGCAAAGACCGGGATCTATTTCCGTGACATCTATGATCACACCATCCAGGTGATCGATGCCATCGAATCCCTCCGCGATATCACTGCGGGGATGCTTGATCTCTACCTCTCCACCATATCGTTTAAGATGAACGAGGTGATGAAGGTCCTGACCATCATCGCGACCATCTTCATCCCCCTCACCTTCATCGCCGGTGTCTATGGGATGAACTTTATGTACATGCCCGAGCTGGAATGGACTCTCGCCTACCCGGCCGTCCTCGCCCTGATGTTTGGCATCTCGATTCTGATGCTCGCCTACTTCCGGAAGAAACGCTGGATATAG
- a CDS encoding type B DNA-directed DNA polymerase, which produces MWILDAATDGGSIRFFGRGGERRRVTYTPAFSFVIEDPHRHREMLDALDDRYGLSECRIETIFGVEDGYSIVASRRVAGLIEEQSGHTARIYNLDLRPEQRFLADAGITFCAVPGEDRFSPVFDRSLAVMEIEVADPPYRSRRVSGIRVDGDAITGPVIDRLAGVIDDADPDLILFPHADYWMPILIDEAEREGVIVPISRTGRYSRLSARSYWSYGQMVHREGAVIPEGRCLIDTDRSFTYRECGLAGVLFAARLTGLSPNLTARFTPGTLISSYENYEAIRRGIAVPYRKWDAEGSRPISMLREADKGGMIFQPVPGVYDDLLQVDFTSMYPSIIVGQNLSPETVTGSTGEGFLASVLAPVLALRIRTKGLKKEEPRYAGMDSLLKWMLVTSFGYTGYRNAKFGRIEVHEAVTRHAREILIRAKEIAEDAGCTVLHGIVDSLWITGGDSEAFIRETERETGIATESEGYHWIAFLPMADGTGAYNRYFGRLRGGGMKIRGVAARRRDTPPYVRSFQEGLFAIFERAASAGDLPGLAGEARRMLHEAISSLPAAAMEDLVITRRVSRTEYARRCLEASAIRAYGMAGVPVEAGMEIGYVVRDGKRLLVDPPWEAATADLQYYQVLLERAFEEVAPVFSPRRGDDNGERRG; this is translated from the coding sequence ATGTGGATCCTTGATGCGGCCACAGACGGGGGGTCGATCCGGTTCTTCGGCCGGGGCGGGGAGAGGAGGCGGGTCACCTATACCCCGGCCTTCTCGTTCGTCATCGAGGATCCCCACCGCCACCGTGAGATGCTCGATGCCCTGGATGACCGGTATGGCCTCTCCGAATGCCGGATAGAGACGATCTTCGGGGTCGAGGATGGGTACAGCATCGTTGCGTCGCGCCGGGTTGCCGGGCTGATCGAGGAGCAGAGCGGTCATACCGCCCGGATCTATAACCTTGATCTCAGGCCGGAACAGCGGTTTCTTGCCGACGCGGGGATCACCTTCTGCGCAGTACCGGGAGAGGACCGGTTCAGCCCCGTCTTTGACCGGAGCCTTGCAGTGATGGAGATCGAGGTCGCTGATCCCCCGTACCGAAGCCGCCGGGTGAGCGGCATCCGGGTCGATGGGGACGCGATCACCGGGCCGGTGATCGACCGGCTTGCCGGGGTGATAGATGATGCTGATCCGGATCTGATCCTCTTCCCCCATGCGGATTACTGGATGCCGATCCTCATCGACGAGGCGGAGAGAGAAGGGGTGATCGTTCCGATCAGCAGGACGGGGAGGTACAGCCGCCTCTCTGCACGGTCATACTGGAGCTACGGGCAGATGGTCCACCGCGAGGGGGCGGTGATCCCGGAGGGGCGGTGCCTCATCGATACCGACCGGAGCTTTACGTACCGTGAGTGCGGCCTTGCCGGGGTCCTCTTTGCAGCACGGCTGACCGGCCTCTCCCCAAACCTGACGGCACGGTTTACGCCGGGAACCCTCATCTCCTCCTATGAGAACTATGAGGCGATCAGGCGTGGCATCGCGGTGCCGTACCGGAAATGGGATGCTGAAGGGTCGCGTCCGATCTCGATGCTCCGGGAGGCAGATAAGGGAGGGATGATCTTCCAGCCGGTTCCGGGGGTCTATGATGATCTGCTGCAGGTCGATTTCACCTCGATGTACCCCTCGATCATCGTCGGCCAGAACCTCTCCCCCGAGACGGTGACGGGATCGACGGGTGAGGGGTTCCTCGCCTCGGTCCTTGCTCCGGTGCTTGCACTCCGGATCAGGACGAAGGGGCTGAAGAAGGAGGAGCCCAGGTATGCCGGGATGGACAGCCTGCTGAAATGGATGCTGGTGACAAGTTTTGGCTATACCGGGTATCGAAACGCGAAGTTCGGGCGGATCGAGGTGCATGAGGCGGTGACACGGCATGCACGCGAGATCCTGATCCGGGCAAAGGAGATCGCCGAGGATGCGGGATGCACCGTCCTTCATGGGATCGTCGATTCGCTCTGGATAACCGGGGGGGATAGTGAGGCGTTCATCAGGGAGACGGAGAGGGAGACGGGGATTGCGACCGAGTCCGAGGGATACCACTGGATTGCGTTTCTCCCGATGGCAGACGGGACCGGGGCATATAACCGGTACTTCGGGCGGCTGAGGGGAGGGGGGATGAAGATCCGGGGGGTTGCCGCCCGCCGGAGGGATACCCCCCCGTATGTTCGATCCTTCCAGGAGGGGCTGTTTGCCATCTTTGAGAGGGCGGCATCTGCGGGTGATCTTCCCGGGCTTGCCGGGGAGGCACGCCGGATGCTCCATGAGGCGATCTCTTCCCTTCCGGCTGCGGCGATGGAGGATCTCGTCATCACCCGGCGGGTGAGCAGGACGGAGTATGCCCGCCGCTGCCTTGAAGCGTCTGCAATCCGTGCCTATGGGATGGCGGGTGTCCCGGTTGAGGCGGGGATGGAGATCGGGTATGTGGTCCGGGACGGGAAGCGGCTCCTCGTCGATCCCCCCTGGGAGGCAGCGACGGCAGATCTGCAGTACTACCAGGTGCTCCTTGAACGGGCATTTGAGGAGGTGGCACCTGTTTTTTCTCCGAGGAGGGGAGATGATAATGGAGAGAGAAGAGGATGA
- a CDS encoding STAS domain-containing protein, with protein MQITVTRNDGILVFVLDGRLDGHGASILEDAIRSAFYDDDTAATVDMSSVGYLSSAGIRTLLTLAKEVKRRGGVMALVGVQEYPLKVLKMAGFQSIFSIVPTVEEAIRICGKGDVALSLIDELSLPSVTKDGVRYQTEVAEVAPAGLKVRGSLDTLLHARITQDDLKEASFSSIEYSFGLGALGPDAASALPILGEMITLHGTMIWLPTDGNDTPDFLAPAGDTMDIPVYTAFNVTLEGPFHEYVSFESDDPAGVSLADLYRQIISAARVRRRDFKGIIALAIAGVSAGITGSSITRAPLKEYSGGLKGTIMEGDASGDWISTNEYPLYPGDTLVSFGVGVDMTADLSAYDPAALHALASTHPAKRGEQDLSLHNHGVIFKGKPWDRNTDLGRQIQSLIDTGEVTDIRHLSDTTRLRRGKIGVAYIGAVVEE; from the coding sequence ATGCAGATAACAGTCACCCGAAACGATGGTATCCTCGTCTTTGTGCTGGATGGACGGCTCGATGGCCATGGTGCCAGTATCCTTGAGGATGCCATCCGGTCTGCGTTCTATGACGACGACACCGCTGCAACCGTTGATATGTCCTCTGTCGGGTACCTGTCAAGCGCAGGGATCCGTACCCTCCTGACCCTTGCAAAGGAGGTGAAACGGCGTGGCGGGGTGATGGCACTCGTCGGTGTTCAGGAGTACCCTCTGAAGGTGCTGAAGATGGCGGGATTCCAGTCGATCTTCTCGATCGTTCCGACCGTTGAGGAGGCGATCCGGATCTGTGGGAAAGGAGATGTCGCCCTCTCCCTCATCGATGAACTCTCCCTCCCCTCGGTGACGAAGGATGGTGTACGGTACCAGACCGAGGTTGCAGAGGTTGCCCCTGCCGGGCTGAAGGTCCGGGGCAGCCTTGATACCCTCCTCCATGCCCGGATCACACAGGATGACCTCAAAGAAGCGTCGTTCTCATCCATTGAGTACTCGTTTGGCCTTGGGGCGCTCGGGCCGGATGCCGCGTCCGCCCTCCCGATCCTCGGTGAGATGATCACCCTCCATGGCACGATGATCTGGCTCCCGACCGATGGGAACGACACCCCGGACTTCCTTGCACCTGCAGGAGATACGATGGATATCCCGGTCTATACCGCCTTCAATGTCACACTTGAAGGGCCGTTCCATGAGTATGTCTCCTTTGAATCCGATGATCCCGCCGGGGTTTCACTCGCCGATCTCTATCGCCAGATCATCTCGGCCGCCCGTGTCAGGCGCAGGGACTTCAAAGGGATCATCGCACTTGCCATCGCCGGGGTCAGTGCAGGCATCACCGGATCAAGCATCACCCGGGCACCGCTGAAGGAGTACTCCGGCGGCCTCAAAGGCACCATCATGGAAGGCGATGCATCCGGCGACTGGATATCGACCAACGAGTATCCCCTCTACCCGGGGGACACCCTCGTCTCGTTTGGAGTCGGGGTCGATATGACGGCCGACCTCTCAGCCTATGATCCCGCTGCTCTCCACGCCCTCGCCTCAACCCACCCGGCAAAGAGAGGGGAGCAGGATCTCAGCCTCCATAACCATGGCGTCATCTTCAAGGGGAAGCCATGGGACAGAAACACCGACCTCGGACGACAGATACAGTCCCTCATCGATACCGGCGAGGTGACTGATATCCGCCACCTGAGCGATACGACCCGTCTCCGGCGCGGAAAGATCGGGGTCGCCTATATCGGTGCGGTCGTCGAGGAGTAG
- a CDS encoding AAA family ATPase translates to MENLYSIRIQGYKSIRDLTLDIRAITILIGANSSGKSNILSIFKLLNAIAKGRLKLAMSRGGGASSTLHYGSKRTGEMAIEVKLGPHQYQCVLAPAQDGHLIFTEERPGIHLDLQPSFVRDQGTSAGVEGKGRSNWHRSIDAGGNWESSLSKLAEKGDPASRQILRTFNDLRVYHFQDTSDTADVKGIQQINDNLYLREDGGNLAPFLYALSHTHPDHYTRIVETIQLVIPGFDDFTLRPMVENTNMMRLEWREIDSDYLFLAHQLSDGTLRFICLATLLLQPDPPDLIIIDEPELGLHPSAIQVLAALIGSASHRTHVIVATQSAMLVDLFEPEDVVVVDRLQGETTARRLNPEELESWLSEYSLSELWEMNILGGKPVW, encoded by the coding sequence ATGGAGAACCTGTACAGCATCAGAATTCAGGGGTACAAATCAATTCGGGATCTCACACTTGACATCAGGGCGATTACCATCCTGATTGGAGCAAACAGCTCCGGCAAGAGCAATATCCTGAGCATCTTCAAACTACTCAATGCAATCGCCAAAGGAAGGCTCAAACTAGCCATGAGCAGGGGCGGTGGCGCATCCTCAACACTTCACTATGGATCGAAGCGAACAGGTGAGATGGCCATAGAAGTCAAACTTGGACCTCACCAGTATCAGTGTGTACTTGCTCCTGCACAGGATGGGCATCTCATCTTCACTGAAGAAAGACCGGGGATTCATCTGGATCTTCAGCCGTCATTTGTCAGGGATCAGGGGACCTCTGCTGGCGTTGAGGGGAAAGGCCGATCAAACTGGCATCGTTCAATTGATGCAGGCGGCAACTGGGAGAGTTCCCTCTCAAAACTGGCAGAAAAGGGAGATCCTGCATCAAGGCAGATCCTCAGGACCTTCAATGATCTCCGGGTATATCATTTCCAGGATACATCAGATACTGCTGATGTGAAAGGGATACAGCAGATCAATGATAACCTCTACCTCCGGGAGGATGGAGGAAACCTGGCCCCTTTTCTCTATGCACTTTCCCATACACATCCCGATCATTATACGAGAATTGTTGAGACAATACAGCTTGTTATCCCGGGTTTCGATGACTTTACCCTTCGCCCAATGGTGGAAAATACCAATATGATGCGACTTGAATGGAGAGAGATCGACTCGGATTACCTATTTCTTGCGCATCAGCTATCGGATGGAACCCTCAGATTCATCTGCCTTGCAACTCTTCTCCTCCAACCGGATCCACCTGATCTGATCATCATTGATGAGCCGGAACTTGGTCTCCATCCATCTGCCATCCAGGTTCTGGCAGCACTGATCGGGAGTGCATCACATCGGACACACGTGATTGTAGCAACACAATCAGCGATGCTTGTTGATCTTTTTGAACCAGAGGATGTTGTTGTTGTCGATCGGCTGCAAGGAGAAACAACCGCAAGAAGACTCAATCCAGAAGAACTGGAGTCATGGCTCTCAGAGTATTCACTGAGCGAACTCTGGGAGATGAACATCCTTGGCGGCAAACCCGTCTGGTGA
- a CDS encoding PDDEXK nuclease domain-containing protein, producing the protein MGLSDALPEDYPTFLAALKVRIRQAQTRAILSVNRELILLYWQIGREIMERQEQEGWGSKVIDRLSDDLRKEFPEVRGFSPRNLKYMRSFAEAWPDPEFVQEVLAQITWYHAITLLDKVKDQMAREWYIQRTIANGWSRNVLVHQIESGLIRREGRAVTNFSSALPAPQSDLARSVLKDPYIFDFLGIGEDAAERELERALIEHIRDFLLELGVGFAFIGNQYRLSIGGREFSIDLLFYHLKLRSYVVIELKIGEFIPEYAGKMNFYLSAVDDLLRHPDDSPSIGIILCKSQNRIIAEYALRDMEKPIGVAGYELTTHLPEDLRGRLPTVDELEEELGRREG; encoded by the coding sequence ATGGGTTTGAGTGATGCACTCCCGGAGGATTATCCCACGTTTCTTGCGGCTCTGAAGGTGCGGATACGGCAGGCACAGACCCGGGCGATTCTTTCGGTGAACCGGGAGCTCATCCTGCTCTACTGGCAGATAGGACGGGAGATCATGGAGAGGCAGGAGCAGGAGGGGTGGGGATCAAAGGTGATCGACCGGCTCTCAGACGATCTCAGAAAGGAGTTTCCGGAGGTACGGGGTTTCTCTCCCCGAAACCTGAAGTACATGCGCTCGTTTGCAGAGGCATGGCCCGATCCTGAATTTGTGCAAGAGGTGCTTGCACAAATAACATGGTATCATGCGATCACCTTACTCGACAAGGTCAAAGACCAGATGGCGAGGGAGTGGTATATCCAAAGAACAATTGCGAACGGGTGGTCAAGGAACGTTCTCGTGCATCAGATCGAGAGTGGGCTTATCAGACGCGAGGGGCGGGCGGTGACGAACTTTTCATCAGCACTTCCTGCACCTCAGTCAGATCTTGCACGATCGGTACTCAAAGATCCCTATATCTTTGATTTCCTCGGGATCGGGGAGGATGCAGCCGAGAGGGAGCTGGAGCGGGCGTTGATCGAGCATATCCGCGATTTCCTTCTGGAGCTCGGGGTAGGTTTTGCGTTCATCGGGAATCAGTACAGGCTCTCTATTGGAGGGAGAGAATTCTCTATTGATCTCCTCTTCTACCATCTCAAACTTCGGTCATACGTGGTGATCGAATTGAAAATTGGAGAGTTCATCCCGGAGTATGCCGGGAAGATGAACTTCTACCTCTCAGCTGTTGATGATCTCCTCCGCCACCCTGATGATAGCCCAAGCATTGGGATCATCCTCTGCAAGTCACAGAACCGCATCATTGCTGAGTATGCCCTCAGGGATATGGAGAAACCGATTGGCGTCGCCGGATATGAACTGACTACTCACCTTCCCGAGGATTTGCGGGGGAGACTGCCGACGGTGGATGAACTGGAAGAGGAGCTGGGACGGAGGGAAGGCTGA
- a CDS encoding alpha/beta fold hydrolase: protein MGTLTSPVPITESFRTTHPDPLTWFVDFGEVADPGAVQAQFHAFRSWEGVSADLPTIRARILVITGDQDIVIPPENAFIIADAIPDATLIIGEGQGHGMIFVEPEKIAGIIVDFLD from the coding sequence TTGGGAACCCTGACATCACCAGTCCCGATCACCGAATCATTCCGCACCACCCACCCAGACCCCCTCACCTGGTTTGTGGACTTTGGGGAGGTTGCCGATCCCGGTGCCGTGCAGGCGCAGTTTCATGCCTTCAGATCATGGGAGGGTGTCTCTGCGGATCTCCCCACAATCCGTGCCAGGATACTCGTCATCACCGGAGATCAGGATATCGTCATCCCTCCGGAGAATGCGTTTATCATCGCTGATGCAATCCCGGATGCCACACTCATCATCGGCGAAGGACAGGGGCACGGGATGATCTTTGTCGAGCCTGAGAAGATCGCGGGAATCATCGTGGATTTTCTGGATTGA
- a CDS encoding DUF365 domain-containing protein, with protein sequence MRTDETTLTSATSAPGATGVTGVTFPVPKQYMHRFFSGGKTVFVKPATVFKELRRGMRLVFYQSHEDTGYVGEATIRRILIAADPLTFYDTYGDAVFLTRDEMIAYLENQERWKAVRVRKGKENENGSENENVNGSENKSRKRDWMALELEDIRAYGAVQKPERFVPVGGRYLRE encoded by the coding sequence ATGAGGACCGACGAAACGACCCTCACCAGCGCCACCAGCGCCCCCGGCGCTACTGGCGTTACCGGCGTCACCTTCCCCGTCCCGAAACAGTATATGCACCGGTTCTTCTCCGGGGGGAAGACCGTCTTTGTGAAACCGGCGACCGTCTTCAAGGAGCTGCGGCGGGGGATGCGGCTCGTCTTCTACCAGTCGCACGAAGATACCGGGTATGTGGGGGAGGCGACGATCAGGCGGATACTGATCGCAGCAGATCCGCTCACCTTCTATGACACCTATGGCGACGCCGTCTTCCTCACCAGGGATGAGATGATCGCGTATCTGGAGAACCAGGAGCGGTGGAAGGCCGTCCGGGTCAGGAAGGGGAAGGAAAATGAGAATGGAAGTGAGAATGAGAATGTGAATGGGAGTGAGAATAAGAGCCGGAAGCGGGACTGGATGGCACTCGAGCTTGAGGATATCCGGGCGTATGGGGCGGTGCAGAAGCCGGAGCGGTTTGTGCCGGTCGGAGGACGGTATTTAAGGGAATAA
- a CDS encoding type II toxin-antitoxin system MqsA family antitoxin produces MICVVCRSGERQHGTTTITFEREGVLLVVKEVPAEICMNCGEDYVDASITHEIMLLAERIAKNGTLIDVRRYVPGSVTC; encoded by the coding sequence ATGATCTGTGTAGTTTGCAGGAGTGGAGAGAGGCAGCACGGTACGACCACGATCACCTTCGAGCGGGAGGGGGTTCTTCTGGTGGTGAAGGAGGTCCCGGCAGAGATCTGCATGAACTGCGGGGAAGATTACGTGGATGCGTCGATCACCCATGAGATCATGCTGCTGGCTGAGCGGATTGCAAAGAATGGTACTCTTATCGATGTCCGCAGATATGTTCCAGGTTCTGTAACCTGTTGA
- a CDS encoding GNAT family N-acetyltransferase, with translation MAYDKGQLIGYFTLTADSIEVDAIIADGVTYPHRRYPAIKLARLAVDDRWRRNGYGKNILLKSLVVALTLSKYVGIKYLTVDSEPESVDFYRKYGFITAKRRIHNTIPLYKLLHPPMDNGDDNSH, from the coding sequence TTGGCATATGATAAAGGTCAATTAATAGGATATTTTACCCTGACAGCAGACAGTATTGAAGTTGATGCAATTATTGCAGATGGTGTGACATATCCTCACAGAAGGTACCCGGCGATAAAACTTGCACGACTGGCTGTAGATGATAGATGGAGGAGAAATGGATATGGGAAAAATATTCTCCTCAAGTCACTCGTTGTTGCTTTGACCCTTTCGAAGTATGTTGGAATCAAATATTTAACCGTTGATTCTGAACCGGAATCTGTAGATTTCTATAGAAAATACGGCTTTATTACTGCTAAAAGACGTATTCATAATACAATTCCTCTATATAAGCTTCTCCATCCACCTATGGACAATGGTGATGACAACTCCCATTGA
- a CDS encoding DUF4276 family protein: MIRLKIITEGQTEESFVRSLLAPHLAGHQIIAIPITIPTAVGKRTHRGGIGSYTRMRRLILGSFERTGAYITTMIDLYKLPESFPGMQEAAPITDPYQRIQLLEEALRLDIDNRFFIPYIQLYEFETLLFSDIEGIDAHMRVYTRSRLRDLRNILRDYPGGPEYINDGEMTAPSKRLLKVYPSYRKVLDGSQIAKRISLGPMREKCPHFNSWISGLEELSRRQPI, encoded by the coding sequence ATGATAAGGCTGAAGATCATAACCGAGGGTCAGACCGAAGAGTCTTTTGTACGATCCCTCCTTGCTCCTCATCTTGCAGGACATCAGATCATTGCAATTCCTATTACCATACCAACAGCAGTTGGAAAGAGGACTCACCGTGGAGGAATTGGAAGCTACACTCGTATGAGAAGATTAATTCTCGGATCTTTTGAACGGACTGGAGCATATATCACCACGATGATTGATCTTTACAAACTACCAGAGTCATTTCCGGGCATGCAGGAGGCTGCACCTATCACCGATCCTTATCAGCGGATTCAGTTGCTTGAGGAGGCTCTGCGTCTGGATATTGACAATCGTTTTTTCATCCCTTATATTCAGCTTTATGAATTTGAAACACTCCTCTTCTCTGATATCGAGGGTATTGATGCGCATATGAGAGTCTACACCCGTTCCCGGCTCCGTGATCTCAGAAATATTCTGAGAGACTATCCTGGCGGACCCGAATATATTAACGATGGGGAGATGACTGCCCCCTCAAAACGACTTTTAAAAGTCTATCCCTCCTACCGAAAAGTGCTCGATGGCAGTCAGATTGCAAAACGAATCAGCCTTGGTCCCATGCGGGAGAAGTGCCCGCATTTTAATTCCTGGATCTCCGGACTTGAAGAGCTCTCCAGAAGGCAACCTATCTGA